The Salvelinus namaycush isolate Seneca chromosome 8, SaNama_1.0, whole genome shotgun sequence genome has a segment encoding these proteins:
- the LOC120052967 gene encoding zinc finger protein with KRAB and SCAN domains 3-like isoform X2, producing the protein MEVSGTPNATLKSETDTETETLTGLLRLDCPAPRSENLLHGNLSPRTVLSHRDSGDALQTGNDPSCSYAAETEMIPADMPVGLDTQTNLMRGDWNQYSSSVYSEGSLDKKGEGLIVDEVTVKVEDDAPLTWNEDQTHLGGHSQGNTSDFLDYRESLETNLNVFRDRDPVSTLMGPSDSHGCVLFDQVLNSNDRTRAQAQGGGATSDNSKEKRFLCMFCNKGFSCSQKVEIHQRVHTGEKPYSCTQCDMRFAEAGSLKRHQRVHTGEKPFSCIQCHMRFSHSSSLKRHHRVHNPTAAPSVRRGSPTRTR; encoded by the coding sequence ATGGAGGTCAGTGGCACGCCGAACGCCACCCtcaagtcagagacagacacagaaacagaaactTTAACGGGGCTATTGCGACTGGACTGTCCTGCTCCTCGCTCAGAGAATTTACTTCATGGGAACCTAAGCCCGAGGACAGTTCTGTCCCATCGGGACTCAGGTGATGCGTTACAGACTGGCAATGATCCATCCTGTTCATATGCAGCAGAGACAGAGATGATACCTGCTGACATGCCTGTGGGCTTAGATACACAGACTAATCTAATGAGAGGAGACTGgaaccagtacagtagtagtgtatactctgaagggTCCCTAGATAAGAAAGGAGAGGGCCTGATCGTAGATGAGGTGACTGTGAAAGTGGAGGATGACGCTCCTCTGACATGGAATGAAGACCAGACTCATTTAGGAGGACACTCGCAGGGCAACACTAGTGACTTCTTAGACTACAGGGAAAGCTTAGAGACCAATCTAAATGTGTTCAGGGATCGTGACCCAGTATCCACGTTGATGGGACCTTCTGATTCACACGGCTGCGTCCTTTTTGATCAGGTGCTGAACTCAAATGACAGGACTAGGGCCCAGGCTCAGGGAGGGGGAGCAACATCGGACAATAGTAAAGAgaaacggttcctctgcatgttctgtaacaaaggcttcagctgctcccagaaggtggagatccaccagagggtccacacaggagagaaaccatacagCTGTACCCAGTGTGATATGCGATTTGCTGAGGCTGGcagcctgaagaggcaccagagagtccacacaggggagaaacccttcagctgtatCCAGTGTCATATGCGCTTTTCCCACTCGTCCAGTCTGAAGAGGCACCATAGGGTCCACAATcctacagctgcccccagtgtgagaagaggttctcccaccAGAACCAGGTGA